A window of Primulina huaijiensis isolate GDHJ02 chromosome 9, ASM1229523v2, whole genome shotgun sequence contains these coding sequences:
- the LOC140984663 gene encoding uncharacterized protein has product MATISATISPVTFPAASAQRRTRVKFINGLNSFGGLKARNNVASLGLPIGTEQSFAKIVSSLKKKSSQGRGGGALTSTCNAAEEIFRIAAIMNALVLIGVAVGFVLLRIEAFVEEE; this is encoded by the coding sequence ATGGCAACAATATCGGCTACAATATCTCCGGTGACGTTCCCGGCCGCATCAGCCCAGAGGAGAACAAGAGTCAAGTTTATCAATGGATTGAACTCGTTTGGTGGGCTGAAGGCACGTAACAATGTGGCTTCATTAGGCCTACCAATTGGCACTGAACAGTCTTTTGCGAAGATTGTTAGTTCCTTGAAGAAGAAATCCTCGCAAGGCAGGGGTGGTGGTGCTTTAACTTCCACCTGCAATGCTGCGGAAGAGATTTTCAGGATTGCTGCCATTATGAATGCATTGGTTCTTATCGGGGTTGCTGTTGGATTCGTGCTTCTTCGAATTGAAGCATTCGTGGAGGAAGAATGA
- the LOC140984789 gene encoding extra-large guanine nucleotide-binding protein 1-like produces MTSVLRRILPGSSTTKSEDHDDEYSMEYSFAMEYSGPPISHEIPRVVPVDIHQIPTASVAAKAVIFNNLSLPVIQPIVRSGKKSSHELKSGLEVGSNGSVLVTSEILSPDEVYTRKSEDGSCREDALGVSPPTPEVLYRDPSTSTSGTAGFLECHDDSNMFSGDSDVEDLYDDRWASISHENCLHPTIPDSRRLTSKSQELSSEVESCEGEEDCVDETTGQGNRTTVVTFRHLSSSDVATEESDHDEFVKFPEKPVISDDGPKGLCHRCHKRNRFAEKEVCIVCGSKYCSKCVLRAMGSMPEGRKCVSCIGYRIDESKRNSLGKCSRMLKSILTNDALKQIMSSEKACEVNQLPSHLICVNEKHLSIEELVQLQNCPNPPKKLRPGKYWYDRVSGFWGREGEQPCQIISAELEVGYQIRRTASNGNTNVLINNREVTKAEMWMLKAAGIRCDMNTHFWVAPDGLCQLEGMNNVVGNLWKKRRVKIVCSALSLPFPSDSSKPGGSGGVTKETDKVNSKNLEPKMMNKLLLVGCDQSGASTIFKQAKIVYKVHFSEDERKDMKFVIQRNLYHYLAILLEGNETFEEEYSIQAKKQRACDPGPSEISDKVVGKNIYSLSPKLKGFASWLLKVVMAGNLEVIFPAATREYSPLVAELWKDKAFQATYRRRNELHMLPTAANYFLDRAVEFSRVDYEPSEMDMLHAEGITASNGVASMEFSFPKPSQDEYMETLDQNDPSTSYQLIRVHASNLGENCKWLEMFEDIDLVIYCVSLTDYAEYYEDTSGTRTNKMLVTKNHFETIVTHPTHADKNFLLILTKFDLLEEKMEQVPLRNCEWFQDFNPVISLHPHSLTSSNNPPLPQRAFHYTAMKFKRLFNSLTGKKLFVSRVTGIVPHSVDKALRYSKEILKWQYEINNISGSGSELSSESVEPSSSM; encoded by the exons atgacgAGTGTTTTAAGGAGAATTTTGCCTGGTTCATCGACAACAAAAAGTGAGGATCATGATGATGAGTATAGCATGGAATACTCCTTTGCCATGGAGTACAGTGGTCCTCCAATCAGCCATGAAATTCCCCGCGTAGTTCCAGTCGACATTCATCAGATTCCGACTGCTTCCGTGGCTGCTAAGGCTGtgatatttaataatttgtccTTACCAGTTATTCAACCAATAGTTAGAAGTGGGAAGAAATCATCACATGAGTTGAAATCAGGTCTTGAAGTTGGATCCAATGGCTCGGTGTTAGTTACTAGTGAAATCTTGAGTCCTGATGAAGTTTATACGAGAAAATCGGAGGATGGTTCTTGCAGAGAAGATGCGTTAGGTGTTAGTCCACCCACACCTGAGGTTTTGTATAGAGATCCTAGTACGAGTACTTCGGGTACCGCGGGATTTTTGGAATGCCATGATGATTCGAATATGTTTTCGGGAGATTCTGATGTTGAAGACTTATATGATGATCGTTGGGCCAGTATATCACATGAGAATTGTTTGCACCCTACCATTCCTGATTCAAGGAGATTGACATCGAAGTCGCAAGAACTTTCATCAGAAGTTGAATCTTGTGAAGGCGAGGAAGATTGTGTGGATGAAACCACTGGACAAGGGAATAGGACAACGGTAGTCACTTTTCGTCATTTATCATCAAGTGATGTTGCGACTGAAGAGAGCGATCATGATGAATTCGTAAAGTTCCCAGAGAAGCCAGTTATTTCAGATGATGGGCCGAAAGGGTTGTGTCATCGGTGTCATAAAAGGAACCGTTTCGCAGAGAAAGAAGTTTGCATTGTTTGTGGCTCGAAGTATTGTAGCAAGTGTGTGCTTAGAGCAATGGGATCTATGCCAGAGGGAAGAAAATGCGTATCTTGTATCGGTTATCGTATCGATGAGTCAAAACGCAATTCACTCGGGAAATGCTCGAGAATGCTGAAAAGCATTCTAACAAATGATGCTCTTAAGCAAATTATGAGTTCTGAGAAAGCATGTGAGGTGAATCAGCTTCCATCACATCTTATTTGCGTAAATGAAAAACATCTATCGATCGAAGAGTTGGTTCAGTTGCAAAACTGCCCGAATCCTCCAAAGAAGCTTAGACCAGGAAAATATTGGTATGATAGAGTGTCTGGATTCTGGGGAAGG GAAGGAGAGCAACCATGCCAGATTATCAGCGCCGAACTGGAGGTTGGCTATCAAATTAGGAGAACTGCTAGCAACGGGAATACAAATGTGCTGATAAATAATCGGGAGGTCACTAAAGCAGAGATGTGGATGTTGAAG GCCGCTGGAATCAGATGTGACATGAACACTCACTTTTGGGTTGCACCAGATGGGTTGTGTCAGCTCGAAGGCATGAACAATGTGGTGGGAAATTTATGGAAGAAG AGAAGAGTTAAGATCGTATGTTCGGCTCTCTCTTTGCCATTTCCTTCGGATTCTTCAAAACCTGGTGGTAGTGGTGGTGTAACCAAAGAAACAGATAAAGTGAACTCGAAGAACTTGGAACCCAAAATGATGAATAAACTTCTACTTGTTGGTTGTGATCAATCAGGAGCGAGTACCATATTCAAACAA GCGAAAATTGTGTATAAAGTGCATTTCTCAGAAGATGAGAGGAAAGATATGAAGTTTGTGATCCAGAGAAACTTGTACCATTATTTAGCTATTCTGCTCGAGGGCAATGAAACTTTTGAAGAAGAATATTCAATCCAAGCAAAGAAACAACGTGCTTGTGATCCTGGTCCTTCGG AGATCTCAGACAAGGTTGTTGGGAAAAACATTTATTCACTTAGTCCGAAACTGAAGGGGTTTGCAAGTTGGCTGCTCAAAGTTGTGATGGCCGGCAACTTGGAGGTCATATTCCCAGCTGCTACTCGAGAGTATTCTCCCTTAGTTGCAGAGTTGTGGAAGGATAAAGCATTTCAAGCAACTTATAGGCGAAGAAATGAACTTCATATGCTGCCCACAGCGGCTAATTATTTCTTAGATCGG GCTGTGGAATTTTCGCGAGTTGACTACGAGCCTTCCGAAATGGATATGTTGCACGCGGAAGGCATCACTGCTTCAAATGGGGTCGCGTCCATGGAATTTTCATTTCCAAAGCCGTCCCAAGACGAGTACATGGAAACTTTAGATCAGAACGATCCCTCCACGAG CTACCAACTAATTCGAGTTCATGCAAGTAACCTCGGGGAAAACTGCAAATGGTTAGAGATGTTTGAAGACATAGACCTTGTAATCTACTGTGTTTCCTTGACAGACTACGCTGAATATTATGAAGACACGAGTGGCACTCGCACAAACAAGATGTTGGTGACCAAGAACCACTTTGAGACCATTGTCACTCACCCTACACATGCTGACaaaaattttcttctcattCTCACTAAATTCGATCTCTTAGAGGAAAAGATGGAACAGGTTCCTCTGAGAAACTGTGAATGGTTTCAAGATTTTAACCCCGTTATCAGTCTTCATCCTCACAGCCTCACCAGCAGCAACAATCCGCCATTGCCTCAACGGGCTTTCCATTACACAGCCATGAAGTTCAAAAGGCTGTTCAATTCTCTAACCGGGAAAAAGCTGTTCGTTTCAAGGGTGACAGGAATAGTGCCTCATAGTGTTGATAAAGCTCTTAGGTATAGTAAGGAGATTTTGAAGTGGCAATATGAGATTAATAATATTTCTGGCAGTGGTAGCGAATTGTCCTCCGAGAGCGTGGAACCTAGCTCATCCATGTAG